The genomic stretch GCGGCATTGTAACTTTCTTATTGTTTAATAATGCCGTTTTACTGCCAGCCGTAAGAACAAGTTTCGTCTTGTCGGAAGACAGGGTCAGCACACCTTTTTTATCATTATAGGAAGCTGTCAATCCAATAGGTGACTTTACAAACACCTCAAGATAGGAGGCTAAGGATGTTCCGTCAATAATGACTCCAGGGGTTCCTTTCATATCAAGGTTGTTCCCGTCAAAGCTGTATTTAACCTGTTTACCTGTATATTTCAGAGTTTTTTTGGTATTGTAAAAATAAAGATTTAACTGGGTTGCTGCTGAAACCTCTGAAATAGGGATGAACAGTAGAATCAAGGTCAGTAATCCCAATATACTCCATTTGATAATTTTATTCTTCATCTTAACCTCTATTCTTGCGCACGCTCTTTGCGCATACCAAGTTTGTGGTGCACAAGCACAAACTTGCGGTTGAAAATTTTATTTTTCAACCTGCTCCCCTTTTATCTTAATTTTACTGTGAAATCTATTCTATAGATTATTACAGATTGTATTAACCCACTAATGTATTTGCTTTAGGTCTATTTCGACAGAAAAACCCCCATAAGAACTGTTTTCAATTTTTACACTTCCTTGATGGGCAGCAATAATCTGTTTTACGATCAGCAATCCCAAGCCATGCCTCTGCTCCGTTGTATTTTCATCACACACCATGTAATGTGGTGCGTTATTTAAGCTGATCAGTGTATTCTTATCTGCTCCGATTCCATCATCTTCTACTTTGATCAGACAATGACCTTGCTTCTCTTCTACAGAGACATATATACAGCAGCCTTCTTCATTGTGATTTATGGCGTTCTGAATCAGATTTGCGATTGCTCTTTTGAACAACGCCTTATCTCCAGCTATCATACAGAGGTTTATATCCTCTTTTGTTGTCCAGATAATAGGATGTTCTGCTAATCCAAGATTCAGAAAGTCAACAACAGCCTGTCGGACTATGGTTACTGCATTAATATTCTCAAGATTTACCGGCTGCATATTATATTCAAGCTTCGAGGCAAGATTCAGATCCTGTATCAGATGCTTCATCCGCTCACTTTGATGCCTTATGACAGAAGCCTTCTTCCTTGTGTCTAAGGGAAGATTTATATCCTCTTCCAATTGTCCTGCATATCCCATTACCATGGAAAGTGGTGTTCTGATATCATGAGACACTCCAGCAATCCAGTTTGCACGAGCGGTATCTTTCTTTTTCAGCTGATTGTTCTTACCCTTTAGTACCTCTGAAGTTCGGTTGATATTTGCTGCAATCTCAGACATTACACCTTTTTCAGGCAAATAGACTCCTTTTTCTTCCGGCAGATCCTGAATTCCCTCCAGAAGAGGTTTTAAGGATTTAATCAGTTTTGTATTGGCAAAAAAATAAATCAGGAATATTATCAGGATATTTCCAGCCAAAACACACAGAACTATCTGGGGCAGCTGCGCAATAAAATCATAATCCCAGCTGTTATACATGTGCTTCCAATAACTTGTTTTCGGAAAACCAACGACTGTAAGTCC from Anaerocolumna sp. AGMB13020 encodes the following:
- a CDS encoding sensor histidine kinase, translating into MKSIPKLIRRFLGLLVLSSFLLLVFNILAIAIIGIQQNKGGSPWLMASQTAKAITVQKSGDYKLSSEMTEKLVQNKAWAILIDNESHKVIWHTDNLPEEIPKEYTLSDIVSLTRGYLKDYPTFTGKGAAGLTVVGFPKTSYWKHMYNSWDYDFIAQLPQIVLCVLAGNILIIFLIYFFANTKLIKSLKPLLEGIQDLPEEKGVYLPEKGVMSEIAANINRTSEVLKGKNNQLKKKDTARANWIAGVSHDIRTPLSMVMGYAGQLEEDINLPLDTRKKASVIRHQSERMKHLIQDLNLASKLEYNMQPVNLENINAVTIVRQAVVDFLNLGLAEHPIIWTTKEDINLCMIAGDKALFKRAIANLIQNAINHNEEGCCIYVSVEEKQGHCLIKVEDDGIGADKNTLISLNNAPHYMVCDENTTEQRHGLGLLIVKQIIAAHQGSVKIENSSYGGFSVEIDLKQIH